One window from the genome of Saimiri boliviensis isolate mSaiBol1 chromosome 2, mSaiBol1.pri, whole genome shotgun sequence encodes:
- the LOC101029170 gene encoding polyglutamine-binding protein 1-like — protein sequence MPLPVALQTRLAKRGILKHLEPEPEEEIIAEDYDDDPVDYEATRLEGLPPSWYKVFDPSCGLPYYWNADTDLVSWLSPHDPNSVVTKSAKKLRNSNADAEEKLDRSHDKSDRGHDKSDRGHEKPDRSHDKSDRGHNKSDKDRERGYDKVERERERDRERDRDRGYDKADREEGKERRHHRREELAPYPKSKKAVSRKDEELDPMDPSSYSDAPRGTWSTGLPKRNEAKTGADTTAAGPLFQQRPYPSPGAVLRANAEASRTKQQD from the coding sequence ATGCCGCTGCCCGTTGCGCTGCAGACCCGCTTGGCCAAGAGAGGCATCCTCAAACATCTGGAGCCTGAACCAGAGGAAGAGATCATTGCTGAGGACTATGACGATGATCCTGTGGACTACGAGGCCACCAGGTTGGAGGGCCTACCTCCAAGCTGGTATAAAGTGTTCGACCCTTCCTGTGGGCTCCCTTACTACTGGAATGCGGACACAGACCTCGTATCCTGGCTCTCCCCACATGACCCCAACTCTGTGGTCACTAAATCTGCCAAGAAGCTCAGAAACAGTAATGCAGATGCTGAAGAGAAGTTGGACCGGAGCCATGACAAGTCGGACAGGGGCCATGACAAGTCAGACCGTGGCCATGAGAAACCAGACAGGAGCCATGACAAGTCAGACCGGGGCCACAACAAATCTGACAAGGATCGAGAGCGTGGCTACGACaaggtagaaagagagagagagcgagacagGGAACGGGATCGGGACCGCGGGTATGACAAGGCAGACCGGGAAGAGGGCAAAGAACGGCGCCACCATCGCCGGGAGGAGCTGGCTCCCTACCCCAAGAGCAAGAAGGCAGTAAGCCGAAAGGATGAAGAGTTAGACCCCATGGACCCTAGCTCATACTCAGATGCCCCCCGGGGCACGTGGTCAACGGGACTCCCCAAGCGGAATGAGGCCAAGACCGGTGCTGACACAACAGCAGCCGGGCCCCTCTTCCAGCAGCGGCCGTATCCATCCCCAGGGGCTGTGCTCCGAGCCAATGCGGAGGCCTCCCGAACCAAGCAGCAGGATTGA